The nucleotide sequence GCCCGGGCCGAGTTCCCTTAAGACCGCGCCGGTCGCAACCGAGGACAGGCCGAGCGTATCGATGCCCACGTAAGTGTGCTGGCCGCGATAGAACTCCAGGATGTTGAACGGCACGATGCGGTCGACCGCGGCGATCAGGATTTGCCGCCCGCGCAACGCCAGCGATTTGTGCGCGGCCTCGAAATAGGGATCGCCGACCGTATTGAACACGATGTCGGCGCCCTTGCCGCCGGTGAATTCGCGCATGCGCGGCGCGACGTCGGTTGCTGACGCGTCGATGACTTCCACGTTTGAATTGGCGTGGCCTTCGTAAGCCTCGCGCTTGCGCACCACGCCGATTACCCGGGCACCGTGCCAGCTCGCGATCTGTACGGCGGCCTGCCCGACCTTGCCGTTGACGCCCATCACGAGCACAGTCTCACCGGCTTTCGGGATGCCGGCGCGGCGCAGGCCTTCCATCGCGGTGACGAACGGCACACCGATGCCGGCGGCCTCCTCCCAGGAAATGCCGCTCGGCTTCTCCACCACGGCGTCGGCTTCGACCACCAGATGCGTGGCGTGGGTGCCATCGCGGCGGATGCCGAGATCGCCTGACGAGCCGAACACTTCGCGCCCGATCCAGCCCGTCGGACCATCGACCACGACGCCCGCATAGTCGCGGCCCGGCGTCCGCGGAAACACCGCATAAGGCATCAGCCCGGTCGCAGCCTTCACGTCAGATGGATTGACGGCGGCGGCCTTGATCTCGATCAGCAGGTCGGTTTCGCCGCGCGACATCGCGTGCGTCTCGACGACCGGCATGAGCGAAGCGGCATCGGCGGCCATTGCCGACAGGCGCACGCAACGGGCCTGGATGGCAACGGGGCTAACTTTGGCAACCAACATCACGGCCTTCCTGCTGTCTCATTCAATCAGGAGTTACCCTTTCGGCCGCTTGTCGTAAACACGTTTCGCCTTGCCGAGTGAACGTTCCAGCGTATCGGGGGCGACCGCCTTGATGCGCGCGGTGATGCCGATGGTGTTCTTGATGAAGACCGCGACCTTTTCGGCGTGCGTGGGCAGCCCGCTGCCGTCCCAGCGTTCCGGGCGGACTTCGGCGAGCACGGTCATTTCGTCCATCCGCCCCTCCCGCGTCAGTTCGATGATGAAATGGCCGCCGCACCAGTCGGTCGCAAGCAGCGCTTCCTCGATCTGGGTCGGAAAT is from Bradyrhizobium sp. AZCC 2176 and encodes:
- a CDS encoding quinone oxidoreductase family protein, with amino-acid sequence MLVAKVSPVAIQARCVRLSAMAADAASLMPVVETHAMSRGETDLLIEIKAAAVNPSDVKAATGLMPYAVFPRTPGRDYAGVVVDGPTGWIGREVFGSSGDLGIRRDGTHATHLVVEADAVVEKPSGISWEEAAGIGVPFVTAMEGLRRAGIPKAGETVLVMGVNGKVGQAAVQIASWHGARVIGVVRKREAYEGHANSNVEVIDASATDVAPRMREFTGGKGADIVFNTVGDPYFEAAHKSLALRGRQILIAAVDRIVPFNILEFYRGQHTYVGIDTLGLSSVATGAVLRELGPGFASGHLKPFPIKSNAIYPLEQAKAAFIAVAGSSRDRVILRPWA